The bacterium region AAGGTGGACCAGAAATTCTGGGAGAAGGTGGCCGGTTACTGCATCGGCTGCGGCGGATGCATCTACGTCTGCCCCATGTGCAGCTGCTTTGACGTGGACGACAAGATGGAGTCCGATACCGAGGGCCTGCGCTACCGGGCCTGGGACACCTGCGACTTTGCCGGGTTCACCCGCGAGGTCTCGGGCCACAACCCCCGGGCCTCAAGGGCCGACCGCCGGAAGCGCTGGTTCTACCACAAGCTGTCCATGGACTATCTGGAAAAGAACCCGGTGATCGGCTGCGTGGGCTGCGGCCGCTGCGTGGTCACCTGCCCCGGCGAGGTGGACATGGCCACCGTGGTGCGCTGGATGAGGAAGGTCGAGTGACCGGGGCTGCCCACTAAAACCCACGAAAAAGGGCGAAAATAATTCATTGTTTCGACTGGGGGGCTGCCCACTAAAACCCACGAAAAAGGGCGAAAATATTTCATTGTTTCGACTGGGGGCCTGCCCACTAAAGCCCACGAAAAGGGACGAAATATTAATTTTCATAATGAGTTGATTAATTACGGAAGTAGATGAAGGTAGAATTATTATATAAAGATGAGAGTTATGCTATAGTAGGCGCATGTTTCAATGTATATAAAAATATGGGGAGTGGGTTTTTAGAACCAGTTTATCAGGAATGCCTGGAGATTGAATTTGAAAGACAAAAAATTCCTTTTGAGCCGCAGAAAGAACTTGCCTTAAAATATCTGGATAGAACATTAAAGCAAAAGTATAAGCCGGACTTTGTTTGTTACGGCAAAGTAGTGGTGGAGATTAAAGCAGTAGAAAAGCTCATTGATGAGCACAGGTCACAAATGTTGAATTACCTTAACGCCACCGGTTTTAAATTGGGCTTGCTGGTAAATTTTGGCCACCACCCCAGGATGGAAAACGAAAGGTTTATCCTTTAAATAAAAATCCCGCTGAGCAGAAAATTTATTTTTTCGTGTATTTAGTGGGCAAAACCAAAAGTAAGAGCCTATGAACCCCAATATCTACCTACCATACATTTCCGAGATCACCGACATCAAGCAGGAGACCGGCGACACCCGGACCTACGATGTCAGGATAAAGAACAAGGACGAGGCCAGGCTGTTCGTCTCCCGGCCCGGCCAGTTCGTGGAGGCCTCGGTGTTCGGGGCCGGCGAGGCCCCCTTCGGGCTGACCACTTCGCCCAAAGAGCCGGGGGTGATGACCTTCACCGTGCGGGCCTGCGGCAAGGTGACCAACGCCCTGGCCGTCCTTTCGAAGGGCGACGAGATCGGCATCAAAGGCCCGCTGGGCAACAGTTTTCTGGACAAGATAGATTCCAAGGGCAAGGACATTCTGGTGATCGGGGGCGGCATCGGGCTGCCGCCGCTGCGCTCCATGATAGACCACATCTTCAACAACCGGGCCGACTACCGGGAGTTCACCATCCTCTACGGCGCCAGGACGCCGGCCGACCGGGTCTACAAATATCAGCTAAGCGACTGGGAAAAGAAGACCGACCTCAAGCTGATCCAGACGGTGGACGTGGCCGACCAGGACTGGACCGGCAACGTGGGGGTGGTCACCACTTTGTTCCCCAAACTAAAGCTGGACATCCCCAACACCGTGGTCTATACCTGCGGCCCGCCCATCATGATCAAGTTCGTGATCATCGAACTGCTGAAGCTGGGACTGCCGGAGAAGCAGATATTGTCAACCTTGGAGCGTTATATGAAGTGCGGAGTGGGGAAATGCGGGCACTGCTGCATCGGGAACAAGTACGTCTGTACCGACGGGCCGGTGTTCGATTATACCGAGATCAAGGGGCTGGCCGAAGAGGCGTTCTAAACAGGGAACAATGAACAATGTACAATGAGCCGGAGGTTGATCCCTCAGTGTATGCTCAGGAAGGGCTGTAATGCTCGATCTGATCGAATATCTCCGTTCGTTGAACCAAAACTCCCTGATCCTCGGGGTGGGGAATCCGTTGCGGGGCGATGACGGGTTCGGCCCGGCGCTGATCGCAGGGCTTCACGGCAAGACAATGATAAACCTTTTGGACGCCGAGGAGATCCCGGAAGCCTTTTTGGACCAAGCGGTCCAATTGGCCCCGGACAAACTGCTGATCGCCGACGCGGTGGCCCTGGGCGGCCTGCCCGGGGAAGCGGCTCTGATGCCGCCGGAATCGCTGGGGCAGAAGATAGCCATCTCCACCCACAACCTGCCGCTTTTGATGTTTATCAAGTTCTTCCGGGAGCAAAGCCCCAACACCGAGGTGATGCTGCTGGGGGTCCAGCCCAAGGGAATAGAGTTTGGAAAAGAGTTGAGCCCGGAGATAAGGAAGACCATAGACAGTTTGGTCAATATTCTAACAATGGCCTAACAAGAGCGATTCTTCGGTTTGCATAACATGATGCCGTTCTCAGAATGACCCGGACGAGGGGTGATGAGAGTAAATAAAATATAAAATATCAAAGATAAAAAATATATGCTGTTACCAATTTTATTATTCACCATGCTATTGCTGCCCTTTGCCGGGGCGCTGATCTCGCAATGGCTGCCGGAGAAGAGGCAGGATAGCTTCGCCGCCGTCATAGTCAGCCTGGTGACCGCAGCCTCGCTGTGGGCGGTGTTCCTGGGGCTGGGCAAAAGCGTCCATTCCAATGTCCTGCCTTGGTGGCCTTGGCTGCCAGAGGGCACTGAAGTGATGGGTCTGCATTTGGATCCGCTGTCCATAGTCCTGCTGCTGGTGACCACCATCATCGGGCTGGCGGTGACCTTCTACGCCCGGGACTACCTGACGCCCCAGAACCGGTATCATCCAATAGAGGGCGGCAAGCGGCGCTTTTACCTGTGGCACCTGCTGTTCGTGGGCGCCATGGTGGGGGTGGCCCTGTCCCCCAACTTTCTCCAGATGTTCATATTCTGGGAGCTGACCACCATCTGCTCCTGGGCCCTGATCTCCTACTATCATAATAACGAATCCCTGGAGGCCGGGTTCGAAGCCCTGATCAAGACCTTCTTCGGGGGCATCTTCTTCCTGATCGCTTTGATCGTGATCTTCGTCAACACCGGTAGCTTCGGCTTCGACGCCATCAATCTTTTAACTCCCCAGCTGAAGACAGCGGTCTTCATCCTGTTCCTGATAGCGGCCTGGGCCAAGTCCTCCCAAATAGTCTTCTTCGCCTGGCTGCCCAACGCCATGGCCGCGCCCACCCCGGTCTCCTGCTACCTGCACGCGGCCGCCATGGTCAAGGCCGGAGTATATCTGATGGCCCGGGTGGCCATCTCCACCGTGGGATTCTCCTACGGGCTGGGCCTTTTGGTCGCGGTGTTTGCGGTGTTCACCATGCTGGCTGCGCTGTTTCTGTTCTTCTTCCAGACCGACCTTAAAAAGTTCCTGGCCTATTCCACCATCGCCCATTTGGGATACATCTTCCTGGGAATAGGGCTGGGGGTGATGGGCAGCTACTACGGCTACCAGGGCGCCATCCTCCACATCATCTGCCACGCCCCGGCCAAGGCCCTGCTGTTCATCTGCGTGGGGAACATCGCCTATGCCACCGGCACCCGCAACATGGACGAGCTGGGCGGCCTGACCAAGACCATGCCGCTGACCTCCATCGCCTTCATCGTGGGAACTTTGGGCGTCACCGGCATCGCGCCGCTGTCCTGCTACTGGTCAAAACTTTTTCTGATGGAAGGCGTGATAGAGATGGGCGGCAAGACGGCCGTCTTCCTGATCATCCCCTTCGTGGCCGAGATCATCATCGC contains the following coding sequences:
- a CDS encoding hydrogenase 4 subunit D codes for the protein MLLPILLFTMLLLPFAGALISQWLPEKRQDSFAAVIVSLVTAASLWAVFLGLGKSVHSNVLPWWPWLPEGTEVMGLHLDPLSIVLLLVTTIIGLAVTFYARDYLTPQNRYHPIEGGKRRFYLWHLLFVGAMVGVALSPNFLQMFIFWELTTICSWALISYYHNNESLEAGFEALIKTFFGGIFFLIALIVIFVNTGSFGFDAINLLTPQLKTAVFILFLIAAWAKSSQIVFFAWLPNAMAAPTPVSCYLHAAAMVKAGVYLMARVAISTVGFSYGLGLLVAVFAVFTMLAALFLFFFQTDLKKFLAYSTIAHLGYIFLGIGLGVMGSYYGYQGAILHIICHAPAKALLFICVGNIAYATGTRNMDELGGLTKTMPLTSIAFIVGTLGVTGIAPLSCYWSKLFLMEGVIEMGGKTAVFLIIPFVAEIIIAFAWYFFIAHKVFFGEASPRVNQALKLPMNTKVILIVLMVLTVIAPLVGLPLVKLIR
- a CDS encoding GxxExxY protein, which gives rise to MKVELLYKDESYAIVGACFNVYKNMGSGFLEPVYQECLEIEFERQKIPFEPQKELALKYLDRTLKQKYKPDFVCYGKVVVEIKAVEKLIDEHRSQMLNYLNATGFKLGLLVNFGHHPRMENERFIL
- a CDS encoding hydrogenase maturation protease; translation: MLDLIEYLRSLNQNSLILGVGNPLRGDDGFGPALIAGLHGKTMINLLDAEEIPEAFLDQAVQLAPDKLLIADAVALGGLPGEAALMPPESLGQKIAISTHNLPLLMFIKFFREQSPNTEVMLLGVQPKGIEFGKELSPEIRKTIDSLVNILTMA
- a CDS encoding FAD/NAD(P)-binding protein; translated protein: MNPNIYLPYISEITDIKQETGDTRTYDVRIKNKDEARLFVSRPGQFVEASVFGAGEAPFGLTTSPKEPGVMTFTVRACGKVTNALAVLSKGDEIGIKGPLGNSFLDKIDSKGKDILVIGGGIGLPPLRSMIDHIFNNRADYREFTILYGARTPADRVYKYQLSDWEKKTDLKLIQTVDVADQDWTGNVGVVTTLFPKLKLDIPNTVVYTCGPPIMIKFVIIELLKLGLPEKQILSTLERYMKCGVGKCGHCCIGNKYVCTDGPVFDYTEIKGLAEEAF